Proteins encoded by one window of Massilia sp. NR 4-1:
- the paaY gene encoding phenylacetic acid degradation protein PaaY gives MVKVYEINGIRPVVHPSAYVHPTAVLIGDVIVGPRCYIGPLASMRGDFGRLVLEEGANLQDTCVVHGFPGADTVVEVDGHIGHGAVLHGCRIGRNSLVGMNAVVMDNAVVGEESIIAAMSFVKASMIIPPRSMVMGTPARVVRQVSDVELKWKMSGTSQYHELAVRSMQTMREVEALAEAEPDRQRIHWDSALPLHLHKNASA, from the coding sequence ATGGTCAAGGTGTATGAAATCAATGGCATCCGCCCGGTGGTGCATCCCAGCGCCTACGTGCATCCGACGGCGGTGCTGATCGGCGATGTGATCGTCGGCCCGCGCTGCTATATCGGCCCGCTGGCTTCGATGCGCGGCGACTTCGGCCGCCTGGTGCTGGAGGAGGGCGCCAATCTGCAGGATACCTGCGTGGTGCACGGCTTCCCCGGCGCCGACACGGTGGTCGAGGTGGATGGCCATATCGGCCATGGCGCCGTGCTGCATGGTTGCCGCATCGGCCGCAATTCCCTGGTCGGCATGAATGCCGTGGTGATGGATAACGCCGTCGTCGGCGAGGAGAGCATCATCGCCGCCATGAGCTTCGTGAAAGCCAGCATGATCATCCCGCCGCGCAGCATGGTGATGGGCACCCCGGCCCGCGTGGTGCGCCAGGTCAGCGACGTCGAATTGAAATGGAAGATGTCCGGCACCAGCCAGTATCACGAGCTGGCCGTGCGTTCCATGCAGACCATGCGCGAGGTGGAGGCCCTGGCCGAGGCCGAGCCGGACCGCCAGCGCATCCATTGGGACTCCGCGCTGCCCCTGCATTTGCACAAGAACGCATCGGCCTGA
- the paaZ gene encoding phenylacetic acid degradation bifunctional protein PaaZ has protein sequence MTNAATLQSFIGGRWHGKEAATPLYSALNNSVIYHTHAEQIDFAEAVQYGRTTGIPALMKLDFQQRAACLKALALYLMERKEELYRISHLTGATRPDSWVDVEGGIGTLFAYASMGSRELPSSNVLHEGPAMALGKRGGFSGTHILVPRGGIAVHINAFNFPIWGLLEKFAPSFLAAMPCIGKPATATSYLTEALIRMVNDSGLLPPGALQLVIGGTGDLLDRLQGPDVVTFTGSADTAAKLRANRNLIANSIPFTAEADSLNCAILAPDVTPDDPEFDLFVKEVAREMTGKAGQKCTAIRRIIVPASQADAVAERLRERLSKVTVGDPSVEGVRMGALASKDQQRDVAAQVERLSSGNELLFGARDGFKPVGEGVEQGAFFAPTLLLCRNAMQNDAVHDVEAFGPVSTMMTYGDIDEALALAARGKGSLVSTLVTKDPRTAAYAVPVAAASHGRVLVLEREAAVDSTGHGSPLPQLKHGGPGRAGGGEELGGIRAVRHFLQRAAVQGSPTMLSAITGEYVRGGAVRESDVHPFRKHFEDLLVGDSLLTHRRTVSEADIVNFGGVSGDYFYMHFDDIAAKDTQFGKRIAHGYFVLSAAAGLFVSPAPGPVLANYGLDNLRFITPVAIGDTIRARLTCKRKVDRNRKDDKGVGQGVVAWDVQVTNQNDELVASYDILTLVSKHS, from the coding sequence ATGACCAACGCAGCTACCCTGCAAAGCTTCATCGGCGGCCGCTGGCATGGCAAGGAAGCCGCCACGCCGCTCTACAGCGCCCTGAATAACAGCGTGATCTATCACACCCACGCCGAGCAGATCGATTTCGCCGAGGCCGTGCAGTACGGCCGCACGACCGGCATTCCGGCGTTGATGAAGCTGGATTTTCAGCAGCGCGCCGCCTGCCTCAAGGCGCTGGCCCTGTACCTGATGGAGCGCAAGGAGGAGCTGTACCGGATTTCCCACCTGACCGGCGCCACCCGCCCGGACAGCTGGGTCGACGTGGAGGGCGGCATCGGCACCCTGTTCGCCTACGCCAGCATGGGCAGCCGCGAGCTGCCTTCGTCCAATGTACTGCACGAAGGCCCGGCCATGGCGCTGGGCAAGCGCGGCGGCTTCTCCGGCACCCACATCCTGGTGCCGCGCGGCGGCATCGCCGTCCACATCAACGCCTTCAACTTCCCGATCTGGGGGCTGCTTGAAAAATTCGCGCCCAGCTTCCTGGCCGCCATGCCCTGCATCGGCAAGCCCGCCACCGCCACCAGCTACCTGACCGAAGCCCTGATCCGCATGGTCAACGATTCCGGCCTGCTGCCGCCCGGCGCGCTGCAACTGGTGATCGGCGGCACCGGAGACCTGCTCGACCGCCTGCAAGGCCCGGACGTGGTGACCTTCACCGGTTCCGCCGACACGGCCGCCAAGCTGCGCGCCAACCGCAACCTGATCGCCAATTCCATCCCCTTCACGGCCGAAGCGGATTCGCTGAACTGCGCCATTCTGGCGCCGGACGTGACGCCGGACGATCCCGAGTTCGATCTCTTCGTCAAGGAAGTGGCGCGCGAAATGACGGGCAAGGCCGGTCAGAAATGCACCGCCATCCGCCGCATCATCGTTCCTGCTTCGCAGGCGGACGCGGTGGCCGAGCGCCTGCGCGAACGCCTGTCGAAGGTGACGGTGGGCGATCCGTCGGTCGAGGGGGTGCGCATGGGCGCCCTGGCCTCGAAAGACCAGCAGCGCGACGTCGCGGCCCAGGTCGAACGCCTGTCCTCCGGCAATGAGCTGCTGTTCGGCGCGCGCGACGGCTTCAAGCCGGTCGGCGAAGGCGTGGAGCAGGGCGCTTTCTTCGCGCCGACCCTACTGCTGTGCCGCAACGCCATGCAAAACGACGCCGTGCACGATGTGGAGGCCTTCGGCCCCGTCAGCACCATGATGACCTATGGCGACATCGACGAAGCCCTGGCCCTGGCCGCGCGCGGCAAGGGCAGCCTGGTGTCCACCCTGGTGACGAAAGATCCGCGCACCGCCGCCTACGCCGTGCCGGTGGCCGCCGCCTCGCATGGCCGCGTGCTGGTGCTGGAGCGCGAAGCTGCGGTCGATTCCACCGGCCACGGCTCGCCGCTGCCCCAGCTCAAGCACGGCGGACCGGGACGTGCCGGCGGCGGTGAAGAACTGGGCGGCATCCGCGCCGTGCGCCACTTCCTGCAGCGCGCAGCCGTGCAAGGTTCGCCCACCATGCTCTCGGCCATCACCGGTGAATACGTGCGCGGTGGCGCCGTGCGCGAAAGCGACGTTCATCCTTTCCGCAAGCATTTCGAGGATCTGCTGGTGGGCGACTCCCTGCTCACCCACCGCCGCACCGTCAGCGAAGCGGACATCGTCAACTTCGGCGGCGTATCGGGCGACTATTTCTACATGCACTTCGACGACATCGCCGCCAAGGACACGCAGTTCGGCAAGCGCATCGCCCACGGCTACTTCGTGCTGTCGGCCGCCGCCGGCCTGTTCGTCTCGCCCGCGCCTGGCCCGGTGCTGGCCAACTACGGCCTGGACAACCTGCGCTTCATCACCCCGGTCGCCATCGGCGACACCATCCGCGCCCGCCTCACCTGCAAGCGCAAGGTCGACCGCAATCGCAAGGATGACAAGGGCGTGGGCCAGGGCGTGGTCGCCTGGGACGTGCAGGTCACCAACCAGAACGACGAATTGGTCGCCAGCTACGACATCCTGACCCTGGTGTCCAAGCACAGTTAA
- a CDS encoding DUF2071 domain-containing protein, which yields MAAIRGKMAAMQTNRYIHPLPGIVGACANRLANSPLLLACRRAVMSRLPFLRLASDVRDVVYCNWVVDAAAVAHLVPQGVTLWQRDGKTIFTILTYTHGHFGPAFAGPLRKLFPSPLQSNWRLYLDSPASDATVLFVKNILDSALHAVGTRLFSDALPSHYAPAFSHRHQEGRYDTRIDPEQGSAPAFECSAQATGTRELPPEFAALFSSWDEAIAFLSLQHAAIAHAEDVNRLAHARIELPVDLAAVQPLQARAASPFLNAVGASTAPFSFAVPAVAFQVLSEHLL from the coding sequence ATGGCCGCCATTCGTGGCAAGATGGCGGCCATGCAAACCAACCGCTATATCCATCCCCTTCCCGGCATCGTCGGCGCCTGCGCCAACCGCCTTGCCAATTCCCCGCTGCTGCTGGCCTGCCGCCGTGCCGTCATGTCGCGCCTGCCCTTCCTGCGCCTGGCCAGCGATGTGCGCGATGTCGTCTATTGCAACTGGGTGGTCGACGCGGCAGCCGTCGCCCACCTCGTGCCGCAGGGCGTCACGCTTTGGCAGCGCGATGGCAAAACCATTTTCACCATCCTGACCTACACCCACGGCCACTTCGGCCCTGCCTTTGCCGGCCCGCTGCGCAAGCTGTTCCCCTCGCCGCTGCAATCGAACTGGCGCCTCTACCTCGACAGCCCGGCCAGCGATGCGACGGTGCTTTTCGTGAAAAACATCCTCGACAGCGCGCTGCATGCCGTCGGCACCCGCCTCTTCAGCGATGCGCTGCCATCGCACTACGCCCCAGCCTTCAGCCACCGGCACCAGGAGGGTCGCTACGACACCCGCATCGATCCGGAACAGGGCAGTGCGCCCGCCTTCGAATGCAGCGCGCAGGCTACCGGTACGCGCGAGCTGCCGCCGGAATTCGCCGCTCTGTTCAGCTCATGGGATGAAGCCATCGCCTTTCTCAGCCTGCAGCACGCGGCCATTGCCCATGCCGAAGACGTGAACCGCCTGGCCCACGCCCGCATCGAGCTGCCGGTTGACCTGGCCGCCGTCCAGCCCTTGCAAGCCCGCGCCGCCAGCCCCTTCCTCAACGCGGTCGGCGCCAGCACCGCCCCCTTCAGCTTCGCCGTCCCCGCCGTCGCCTTCCAGGTACTTTCCGAACACCTGCTTTAA
- a CDS encoding Xaa-Pro peptidase family protein → MSIGGKTIEEALASLSNMTAGAQPIGREEHLKRIAKAQEYMRDKGYAAIYINAGSNLLYFTGTKWYPSERMVGAIIPASGPVQYIGPAFEDGTLKDFMLVEGQVNCWEEHESPYELFINVLKKMGIMPNSAQLPRIGICESAPFFIFDGIRPLAEGYALENARPVTAHCRTRKSAAEIALMQRAMDMTLAVHVATASMLREGMKTAEVQAFIEQAHRKVGAAGSTFCIVLFGEASAFPHGVSYEQTLKRGDVVLIDTGCKLHNYNSDITRTYVFGQANERQRSVWASEKAAQRAAFETAKLGVPCEDVDRAARRVLEADGFGPGYKLPGLPHRTGHGIGLDIHEWPYLVGGDKTPLDVGMCFSNEPMICVPGEFGIRHEDHFYMTEAGPKWFTEPAHSIDDPFGLIR, encoded by the coding sequence ATGAGCATCGGCGGCAAGACAATCGAAGAAGCACTGGCAAGCCTCTCCAATATGACGGCAGGCGCCCAGCCCATCGGCCGGGAAGAGCATCTCAAAAGGATAGCAAAAGCGCAGGAATACATGCGCGACAAGGGTTATGCCGCGATCTACATTAATGCCGGCTCCAACCTGCTCTACTTCACCGGCACCAAATGGTATCCCAGCGAACGCATGGTCGGCGCCATCATCCCAGCCTCCGGTCCGGTGCAGTACATCGGTCCGGCCTTCGAGGACGGCACCCTGAAGGACTTCATGCTGGTGGAAGGCCAGGTGAACTGCTGGGAAGAGCACGAAAGTCCCTATGAGCTGTTCATCAATGTGCTGAAGAAGATGGGTATCATGCCGAATTCAGCACAATTGCCGCGAATCGGCATCTGCGAAAGCGCGCCCTTCTTCATCTTCGACGGCATCCGTCCGCTGGCCGAAGGCTATGCGCTGGAGAATGCGCGTCCGGTCACGGCCCACTGCCGCACGCGCAAATCGGCCGCCGAAATCGCGCTGATGCAGCGCGCCATGGATATGACGCTGGCGGTGCATGTGGCGACAGCCAGCATGCTGCGCGAGGGCATGAAGACGGCCGAGGTGCAAGCGTTTATCGAACAGGCCCACCGCAAGGTCGGCGCAGCCGGCTCCACCTTCTGCATCGTGCTGTTCGGCGAAGCAAGCGCCTTCCCGCATGGCGTGAGCTACGAGCAGACGCTGAAGCGCGGCGACGTGGTGCTGATCGATACCGGCTGCAAGCTGCACAACTACAATTCGGACATCACCCGCACCTATGTCTTCGGCCAGGCGAACGAGCGCCAGCGCAGCGTCTGGGCCAGCGAAAAGGCAGCGCAGCGCGCCGCCTTTGAAACGGCCAAGCTGGGCGTGCCTTGCGAGGACGTGGACCGCGCTGCGCGCCGCGTGCTGGAAGCCGACGGTTTCGGCCCCGGCTACAAGCTGCCCGGCCTGCCGCACCGCACCGGCCACGGCATCGGCCTGGACATTCACGAGTGGCCCTACCTGGTGGGCGGCGACAAGACGCCGCTGGATGTCGGCATGTGCTTCTCGAACGAGCCGATGATCTGCGTCCCCGGCGAATTCGGCATCCGCCACGAAGACCACTTCTACATGACGGAGGCTGGCCCCAAATGGTTCACCGAACCGGCCCACTCCATCGACGATCCTTTTGGTCTCATCCGGTAA
- a CDS encoding M4 family metallopeptidase, translated as MNLRKTLLAASIATLPMVLSAAVHAAPQSAPVMAAPVSAQSPQQVDALFSKLAARRGKTGLDADHGYKVTVQHPGVTGTRITRANHTYKGLRVFGSETVIVSSDAGEILSESASHLRDKLNAGKDSKSGFNTTPALNATAAIDKVTKELAAGGLHHVPPSAELLIYPVVKTVRTAGAANKQEGALNALDVEDVVDRYELAYLIQVRMLQGQNPVYYDYIVSAKNGVVLKKWKALQTVAGTGNSQYNGSVPLNTTQSGSTFSLKDPSRGTGGTYGSMAITNANHGTSPGSVYTNTTNTWGDGQQYNGGSTTNANGQTAAVNAMWGLMNTYDMHKNVLGWQSLDGQNTATFIAAHVNTSYDNAYYDSGCKCMYIGDGGSMFNNLGSIDVIGHEMGHGITDATSGLIYSQESGGLNESSSDIAGESTEAYARGGGTGTTIPSGLNDWQMGKEIAKNGQPLRWMWKPSKDGRSPDAWSTSIKNLDVHYSSGPNNRMFYFLSQGSESSSGSEKYSSYLNKQPLAMTGIGIDKAYRIWFKANSTKFTQSTNYADARNKVLQSAEELYGVGSKEAIAVKRAYAAINVGADVDENPGPGTGVSITTQPASITVSAGGTASFTVGASGGTSPYSYKWYRNGNLVAGATSATYSFTAQAADNGAVFNATVTDAANPPSTATSNNATLTVGSGGGGTERVTNGGFENGTTGWSGTTGVIGAHQGQSPYEGTRFAWLGGNGSTATETLTQDINIPATSTSATLSFALHIDTAETDNVVYDKLVVSVKNSAGTTLGTLATYSNLNPAAGFQIRTFNLLPYKGQTVRLSFSMTEDQSLQTSFVVDKVSVIAN; from the coding sequence ATGAATCTACGTAAGACTCTGCTTGCCGCATCCATCGCTACCCTGCCGATGGTGCTATCTGCAGCGGTGCATGCCGCCCCTCAATCCGCGCCCGTGATGGCCGCCCCCGTCAGCGCCCAGTCGCCGCAACAGGTCGACGCCCTGTTCAGCAAGCTGGCCGCACGCCGTGGCAAGACCGGTCTGGATGCCGACCATGGCTACAAGGTCACGGTGCAGCATCCCGGCGTGACCGGCACCCGCATCACGCGCGCCAACCACACCTACAAGGGCTTGCGCGTGTTCGGCTCGGAGACCGTCATCGTCAGCAGCGATGCCGGCGAGATCCTGAGCGAATCGGCCTCGCATCTGCGCGACAAACTGAATGCCGGCAAGGACAGCAAATCCGGCTTCAACACCACGCCGGCGCTGAACGCCACCGCCGCCATCGACAAGGTCACCAAAGAACTGGCCGCAGGCGGCTTGCACCATGTGCCACCCAGCGCCGAGCTGCTGATCTATCCGGTGGTGAAAACCGTGCGCACCGCTGGCGCCGCGAACAAGCAGGAAGGCGCGCTGAACGCGCTGGACGTGGAAGACGTGGTGGACCGCTACGAGCTGGCCTACCTGATACAGGTGCGCATGCTGCAAGGCCAGAATCCGGTCTACTACGATTACATCGTCAGCGCCAAAAACGGCGTGGTGCTGAAGAAATGGAAGGCACTGCAAACCGTGGCCGGCACCGGCAACAGCCAGTACAACGGCAGCGTGCCGCTCAACACCACGCAGTCCGGCTCCACTTTCAGCCTGAAAGACCCGTCGCGCGGTACCGGCGGCACTTACGGCAGCATGGCCATCACCAATGCCAACCACGGCACGTCGCCCGGCAGCGTGTACACCAATACCACCAACACCTGGGGCGATGGCCAGCAGTACAACGGCGGCAGCACCACCAACGCCAACGGCCAGACCGCGGCCGTGAACGCGATGTGGGGCTTGATGAACACCTACGACATGCACAAGAACGTGCTGGGCTGGCAGTCGCTGGACGGCCAGAACACCGCCACCTTCATCGCCGCCCACGTCAACACCTCCTACGACAACGCCTACTACGACAGCGGCTGCAAGTGCATGTACATCGGCGACGGCGGCAGCATGTTCAACAACCTCGGCTCGATCGACGTGATCGGCCACGAAATGGGCCACGGCATCACCGACGCCACCTCGGGCCTGATCTATTCGCAGGAATCGGGCGGTCTGAATGAATCGTCCTCCGATATCGCCGGCGAGTCGACCGAAGCCTATGCGCGCGGAGGCGGCACCGGCACCACCATCCCGAGCGGTCTGAACGACTGGCAGATGGGCAAGGAGATCGCCAAGAACGGCCAGCCGCTGCGCTGGATGTGGAAGCCGAGCAAGGACGGCCGCAGCCCTGACGCCTGGAGCACCTCGATCAAAAACCTGGACGTGCACTACAGCAGCGGCCCGAATAACCGCATGTTCTACTTCCTGTCGCAAGGTTCCGAGTCCAGCTCCGGCAGCGAGAAGTACAGCTCCTACCTGAACAAGCAGCCGCTGGCCATGACTGGCATCGGCATCGACAAGGCTTACCGCATCTGGTTCAAGGCCAACTCGACCAAGTTCACCCAGTCCACCAACTATGCGGACGCGCGCAACAAGGTGCTGCAATCGGCCGAGGAACTGTATGGCGTGGGCTCCAAGGAAGCGATCGCCGTGAAGCGCGCTTACGCGGCCATCAATGTGGGCGCCGACGTGGATGAAAACCCAGGACCGGGCACCGGCGTCAGCATCACCACCCAGCCGGCCAGCATCACCGTGTCGGCCGGCGGCACCGCCAGCTTCACCGTGGGCGCGTCCGGCGGCACCTCGCCGTACAGCTACAAGTGGTACCGCAACGGCAACCTGGTTGCCGGCGCCACCTCGGCCACCTACTCCTTCACCGCCCAGGCGGCGGACAATGGCGCCGTCTTCAACGCCACCGTGACCGACGCGGCCAATCCGCCCTCCACCGCCACCTCAAACAACGCCACGCTGACCGTGGGTTCGGGCGGCGGCGGCACCGAGCGCGTGACCAATGGCGGCTTCGAGAACGGCACCACCGGCTGGTCCGGCACCACGGGCGTGATCGGCGCCCACCAAGGCCAGTCGCCGTATGAAGGCACGCGCTTCGCCTGGTTGGGCGGCAATGGCAGCACCGCGACCGAAACGCTGACGCAGGACATCAACATCCCTGCCACCTCGACGTCGGCCACGCTGAGCTTCGCCCTGCATATCGACACCGCGGAAACCGACAACGTGGTGTACGACAAGCTGGTGGTGAGCGTGAAGAACAGCGCCGGCACCACGCTGGGCACCCTGGCGACGTATTCGAACCTGAATCCGGCCGCCGGCTTCCAGATCCGCACCTTCAACCTGCTGCCCTACAAAGGCCAGACGGTGCGCCTGTCCTTCTCCATGACGGAAGACCAGTCGCTGCAGACTTCCTTCGTGGTCGATAAGGTCAGCGTGATCGCCAACTAA
- a CDS encoding HepT-like ribonuclease domain-containing protein, translated as MRGMRNRITHGYFAVNLDIVWDTVQTALPELLAAMKSKQTGRD; from the coding sequence ATGCGGGGCATGCGCAACCGCATTACCCATGGCTATTTCGCCGTCAATCTCGACATCGTATGGGATACAGTTCAAACCGCCCTTCCGGAATTGCTTGCTGCAATGAAGAGCAAGCAGACAGGAAGGGACTGA
- a CDS encoding nucleotidyltransferase family protein, which translates to MKPSSVLDANRPLIREIVGRFHANNPRVFGSPLHGRDKEGSDLDLLVDVLPGATLFDLGSLQLELEELLQIPIDLLTPAELPPAFRAAILAEAEAV; encoded by the coding sequence ATGAAACCATCTTCAGTCCTGGATGCCAATCGCCCACTCATCCGTGAGATCGTGGGCCGCTTCCACGCCAACAATCCGCGCGTCTTCGGTTCGCCCCTGCACGGAAGGGATAAGGAGGGCAGCGATCTGGACCTGCTGGTAGACGTGCTACCAGGCGCCACCCTATTCGATCTCGGCAGCCTTCAACTGGAACTGGAAGAATTGCTGCAGATTCCTATTGATCTGCTAACTCCCGCCGAGCTGCCGCCCGCCTTTCGCGCTGCTATTCTGGCAGAGGCGGAAGCGGTGTGA
- a CDS encoding TRAP transporter large permease subunit, with product MEAFIIANIAPIMFGALVVFLLSGFPVAFSLAANGLFFGLVGIELGLLKPELLQALPNRIYGIMANDTLLAIPFFTFMGLILERSGMAEDLLDTIGQLFGPIRGGVAYAVIFVGALLAATTGVVAASVISMGLISLPVMLRYGYDRKLASGVIAASGTLAQIIPPSLVLIVMADQLGRSVGDMYKAAFAPGLLLTAMYAGYVLAVSIFRPAHVPALPPEARNLREPNGKSGVVSLLVLAAGSVAAAYVFAHFYAASHPNTAADEVGIFAGAVGILGAYALALANRYLKLGLLSRMAEKVVFVLIPPLALIFLVLGTIFIGLATPTEGGGMGAMGAIILAIANRRLSWSLLVQAMNSTTRLSCFVIFILIGSTVFALVFRGVNGDLWVEHLLSSLPGGTTGFLIVVNIMFFLLAFFLDFFELAFILVPLVGPVADKLGIDLIWFGVLLGVNMQTSFMHPPFGFALFYLRSVAPKEVKTSEIYWGAIPFVCIQVLMVALIIAFPNLVSVEKKTDMKEQIELKIDAPPDYGTPPPEEKKDEEAPQLNFSSDVDKK from the coding sequence ATGGAAGCTTTCATCATTGCGAACATCGCGCCCATCATGTTCGGCGCGCTGGTGGTGTTTCTGCTGTCGGGCTTTCCGGTGGCCTTCTCGCTGGCGGCCAACGGCCTGTTCTTCGGCCTGGTGGGCATCGAGCTGGGACTGCTGAAACCCGAACTGCTGCAGGCGCTGCCGAACCGCATCTACGGCATCATGGCCAACGACACCCTGCTGGCCATCCCCTTCTTCACCTTCATGGGCCTGATCCTGGAGCGCTCGGGCATGGCCGAGGACCTGCTCGACACGATCGGCCAGTTGTTCGGCCCGATCCGCGGCGGCGTGGCCTATGCCGTGATCTTCGTCGGCGCCCTGCTGGCGGCCACCACCGGCGTGGTGGCGGCGTCGGTGATTTCCATGGGCCTGATCTCGCTGCCGGTGATGCTGCGCTATGGCTACGACCGCAAGCTCGCTTCAGGCGTGATCGCCGCCTCCGGCACGCTGGCGCAGATCATTCCGCCCTCGCTGGTGCTGATCGTGATGGCCGACCAGCTGGGCCGCTCGGTGGGCGATATGTACAAGGCCGCCTTCGCGCCCGGCCTGCTGCTGACAGCCATGTATGCCGGTTATGTGCTGGCGGTGTCGATCTTCCGCCCGGCCCATGTGCCGGCGCTGCCGCCCGAGGCGCGCAATCTACGCGAACCAAACGGCAAGAGCGGCGTGGTGTCGCTGCTGGTGCTGGCGGCCGGTTCGGTGGCGGCAGCCTATGTCTTCGCGCACTTCTATGCGGCCTCGCATCCGAATACGGCGGCCGACGAGGTGGGCATCTTCGCCGGCGCGGTCGGCATCCTGGGCGCCTATGCCCTGGCGCTGGCCAACCGCTATCTGAAACTGGGCCTGCTCTCGCGCATGGCCGAGAAAGTGGTGTTCGTGCTGATTCCGCCGCTGGCCCTGATCTTCCTGGTGCTCGGCACCATCTTCATCGGCCTGGCCACGCCGACCGAGGGCGGCGGCATGGGCGCCATGGGCGCCATCATCCTGGCGATTGCCAACCGGCGCCTGTCCTGGAGCCTGCTGGTGCAGGCCATGAACTCGACCACCCGCCTGTCCTGCTTCGTGATCTTCATCCTGATCGGTTCCACCGTCTTCGCCCTGGTGTTCCGCGGCGTGAACGGCGACCTGTGGGTCGAACACCTGCTATCGAGCCTGCCGGGCGGCACCACCGGCTTCCTGATCGTGGTCAACATCATGTTCTTCCTGCTGGCCTTCTTCCTCGACTTCTTCGAGCTGGCCTTCATCCTGGTGCCGCTGGTGGGGCCGGTGGCCGACAAGCTGGGCATCGACCTGATCTGGTTCGGCGTGCTGCTGGGCGTGAACATGCAGACCTCCTTCATGCACCCGCCGTTCGGCTTCGCCCTGTTCTATCTGCGCTCGGTGGCACCGAAGGAAGTGAAGACCTCGGAAATCTACTGGGGCGCGATTCCCTTCGTCTGCATCCAGGTGCTGATGGTGGCCCTGATCATCGCCTTCCCGAACCTGGTCTCGGTCGAGAAGAAAACCGATATGAAGGAACAAATCGAACTGAAGATCGACGCCCCGCCCGACTACGGCACCCCGCCGCCGGAAGAGAAGAAGGACGAGGAAGCGCCTCAGTTGAACTTCTCCAGCGACGTGGATAAAAAGTAG
- a CDS encoding TRAP transporter small permease subunit, whose protein sequence is MPVSRAIDSLNDKIAAAVSWALLLAVIICTGNALIRYAFNASSNAWLEIQWYLFAAVFMLASSHTLRRDEHVRIDVIAGRFSKRTQVWIDLFGFVLFLMPISLVILYYGIPFAFESLRSGEMSSNAGGLIVWPAKILVPLGFILMVLQGLSEIIKRVAFLNGKLDASAFSKQVATPEEEIEAIKAANKMN, encoded by the coding sequence ATGCCAGTTTCGCGGGCAATCGATAGTTTGAACGACAAGATCGCAGCGGCCGTTTCCTGGGCGCTGCTGCTTGCCGTCATCATCTGCACCGGCAATGCGCTGATACGCTATGCCTTCAACGCCAGCTCCAACGCCTGGCTCGAAATCCAGTGGTACCTGTTCGCCGCCGTCTTCATGCTGGCCTCCAGCCATACCTTGCGGCGCGACGAGCATGTGCGCATCGACGTCATCGCCGGCCGCTTCTCCAAACGCACCCAGGTCTGGATCGACCTGTTCGGTTTCGTGCTGTTCCTGATGCCGATCTCGCTGGTGATCCTGTACTACGGCATCCCCTTCGCCTTCGAGTCGCTGCGCAGCGGCGAAATGTCCAGCAATGCCGGCGGCCTGATCGTGTGGCCGGCCAAGATCCTGGTGCCGCTCGGCTTCATTCTGATGGTCCTGCAAGGTCTGTCCGAGATCATCAAGCGCGTCGCCTTCCTCAACGGGAAGCTCGACGCCAGCGCCTTCTCCAAGCAGGTCGCCACCCCCGAAGAGGAAATCGAGGCGATCAAGGCTGCCAACAAGATGAACTGA